Part of the Henckelia pumila isolate YLH828 chromosome 2, ASM3356847v2, whole genome shotgun sequence genome is shown below.
tcatccacaacAACAAATCGGCCGATTACTCAGGGATTTTTCACAGAGTTTGCCCAACAGGATTTATCTGACTAGCGTAGTTTACAGGCTATGTTAGTTCGGGAGTTTACCCAAATCGCATCCAAGAATAGCGGCTGTAAGTTCccacgtcaaaaaaaaaaaaaatttaaaaataattttcttgagaattttaacaaaaaaaatccaaatacatTAAAAGTATTCCGTTAGTTATGTATTACTATTAATAAAAATAGCATTTTGTGGCCGAAGAAATGACAGTGTTTTGGGATTTGCGAGTGAGGTGACAGAGGAACAGCCTATAGTAACAGTAGACTAAATTCCAAAATTGATCAGGCCCCTTTATATACGCCTGATTTGACGTTACAGATTCTATTGTGTTCATTAATCATaccattttatataatttaacgaaataaaaaaatatttatcagcaaaaatcaaaattgattCGAAAAGTTGATTTGATGTTAAGGTGGTAACCTATGtccaaattaatttattctAAAAATTTGGCactaatattaattttatgttttgttttatgtttaataatatagtataggTGTGgaagagataaaaaaaaaaagttagaaGGGGTCTCAACTCTCAATTTATGTTAACTATATGTCTAGCTCACTTGTACAATATACACGGTGTTATTATTTCatataattaatgattaaaatGATCAATATCTAAAAGCGAttgaataattttataaaaatatgattGACAATTTGACAGAACGTAATGATTATATATATGAGTTATaatgaatatatttttaataaagttAGAATTGGCCTTTTTCTATATTAATTAATGTACTTACCAGCAAAGTTGTGATCTTGGGGTCTGAATTTCACGTCGATGACTGCGACGTATGATTAAATGAACTGTTCCTATCATCCCCGACACGCCACTATACACATATATACgtggtatatatataatattataataataagtaacaatatattaaataataacaTAATGAGAATactgaaaattaaatttatacagTAGtacttaatttgaataaaaccCAAGAATGTGGAAACTAAACAATCCATTGGAATCACATGACAATGAAGATTTGGACTTATTTATGAAAGACAACAAAGCTTTATCacattaaacaaaaaataaaatattattggaAGTGGGGAAAGTACAAACTTTTTTACCTTTAAtgtaaaaatagaaaaatccaAAAGATTATTGAGCTAGGATATATAGGAGGCTGGCATGGGGTGGTCCAGCTAGCTTAATTTGTTGGTTGTTTGCTGTTGGTGTGAGTGTCCAGCTTCAGTCCAAAATGAATGTGAGGGAAATGTGCCCACTGCGCACCATGCATAACAAAATTGTACTTGACACATTCATGATTCAATATTGTTGATCACATAAAGCTGGTATATTTATCTTTAATCTAGTGAAAAGAATCGTCAACTCCGCGTGTATTGATAAATATTCATTCACGAGATGTACTTTTAGGATAACATCTCATTTTTTAGAGAAATAATTAAGGTTAATCGGGGGGTTACGTACATTTTTCGCGGCTGTACTAAAAGCTTCCCTGTGGCTGATTTCAGGATTGCTAGCTTTTATCCTCTGAATCTCCTCCCTGGAATTGTTATTTATTAAGGAATATTGTGAATcaattacattaattaattttctgTTATCGTTCGTTGAAACATTTGATGTAGATGTATATGAAAGTAGTGCAGTGATCAGTACTCACTTTATGAACCTGTTGTATGCAGAAGGAACGCGTTGTCTTTTCTCTGGAGCTGTACAAATTCATTTCGACTTACAAGATCAGCCTATTTCTCCACAGGAAAAAGTGCAAAAAACTAACATACATTTGATTCATTTAATTTCTTGTCGGAACAAAATTATACCATCTTTTAGAACAAATTAAAAAACGttttgtgattgattttttttttacattaatTAGTTTACGAAATTTAGTTTCAATcacatatctttcaatttttgacTTGAGTAATTTTCTATGCATGAGTGTTGATATGACGCTGCATATGTCAGTGTCACATCAACGACGAatgaaaaaataactaaaattgcaaaaacAAATCAAATACAGAAAACTTTAAAATGACAATATCATCCAACACTAAAATTACAgttttccttttttaaaaattccctttAGAAATTCAATCAGTGTACTAAATTTTTcacgattaattaattaacaactacattaaattttatttcctttcgaaaaaacctaaacctaaacTTCATTAATTCCTTGATGCACATTCAAAGAACACATTTTTCTCTCCTGAAATTATGTAAATTAAACAAAAGTGTAAATTTACTCAACTTGATTAATACGGCAAACATTTTTATATCTTGTAATTAATAAAAGcattagattaaaaaaaaactaagaaCTAATAAGCAGCATAATATATATCCAATGTACTTAAGAGTTTATTAATAGACACAGTCATCCCATCAAATTAAGTTCccaggggaaaaaaaaaaaactgaattaAGATTTTACGTAAATTTCCCTATTCAGATTTTATAATAATGTAAAAACGATATCTAAAAATAAACGAACTTACGTCGGATCGGAGGTGTCCTAGGCTGTACATGTTCAGCCTGGAATGTAGCAAACATGTTGCTCCGGGAAGATGATCCGATATTGTCCTTAACACCACCACCAGCAGGATGGCCCGAATGTTGTTTCTGGATCTTGATCATCACGaataaacaaaattaataattacatGAGTAAAAATCAGCTAGGCATGCATCatgaattatataattaattagatATATCAACATTCGCCTGTTTTTTTTGGGAACCGTAAATCTTAAATGTTTCCACGATGGTCACGTGAACATGTTGCAGAATAGAcagatatataaatatatgtatccgTGATTCGAGGGGAAGAAAAACCTGGAAATGATCTTGAAGGTGAAAGGACTGAAGCAATGCTCCCACATTAACAGACAGCAGATTTGCGCAGTGCCCGCATCTCACTGTCACAATGTTGAACAAGCTGCTGCATGGAACATTAACCTGCCCACACACGTACGTTCAtgcattttttaatatattaattaacacCCTTCAAAGAACGTGTAATTAAAATCTTCATACAATTAATTACTTGCTAATACACGATGATCTTAATTAATTGATGCAGCTAGCTAGCTGAAACAGTAGTATATATACCAGAAGCAAGACAAGAAACGATTTTTGagcatgctatatatatatatatatatgttgagcCAAGAAATTAGATTTCAAGATATATAATCAATTATTCCGGTGGGAAAAAAGGGTAATAAAAATGGTGGTGAAAACATCATGCGTAGCTTTCAGAATGTACGAAAGACTGAGTAGAATTAATGGAGGCCattgaaagaaaagaaaagaaaggcaCCACAAATGCTAGCTTTCACATGGGTGATTAGTTTCGTGATACACCCCAAAGGGACTTGTAACTTCTTTCTCTTTCTCATTTTCCAATCAGTGCTCCtgactttaaattttttttttttttttttctggtgctCTGACACCTTCAGTGTGTGAGAGAGAGGAAAACGACGTGACTTGAACGTGAGAGATATTATGGAATCAGTGCTCCCTTCAATTAAGCTAAGCTGCCGCGATTCAGAAAATTAGAAAAGGGTAATTTTCATTACTACTTACTTTaaacaagaaaaataaataaagatcaTGAATTGCATGATTTGGTTAATTTCTTGGGCGAAGAAAATGGAGAATCTGAGGAACAAAGTTGAAATGAAGATCAAGTGGAGAGAACAGAAGCACCCATTTTCCACACAGTAGGCAACACGTTGACGTGTCTGTCGGCATCAAAGTTACAACTCAATTAATGGTTGCAACTGCACCAGTACGAAGAAGCAAGGAGAGAAATTAAAGACAACTGATActaattttatatatacataattgAAACTCCGAtccctaattaattaatattattaatggCATGGAACTTGTTAATCTGTATCCATCATTAATCTTGGGAAAGATATATGTGGGGAACTCTGGGGATCCCCCAACTTAATTAGTAAAAACAACCCTAAAAGAAACAgctgctatatatatattaaccatATGGGCTGGCTGGCTAGCTACGATCGATGGGTACTGTCGAGAAATGGAAAAATAGGGTTTTGAAAAGGTACAAAGATTCTTGCTGTTTTTGTAGATCTCTCTCGTTTAGGGCTCAGCATTCTGAGTGAAACACGGAAGCATCTGATCCAAAAACCActcaaagaaaacaaatccagaTTTCAGATTCATCATAAAATCACGCACAATATCAAAGTACGTACCagtactcatatatatatatatatatatataaatccatGTTCAAGAatcttatatataatatacgAGCTAGAGCCCAGATGAAAATCTTGCAACTCTTTTCGTTCATGTGTCTTATCTATATTCCTATATATTTCAGCTGCCAGCTTTTTGACATAAACATTCatcagcaaaaaaaaaaaaaaaaaagaagaagaagaagaaaagaaatcaTATGATAAGATTTCCATGCGAAGAAAATCAAACCGAACCGAAGAAAAATGGTCACACACGTCGTAGCCTATAAATTAAACTAATTAGTAATTCAAGAATATATGGCTGGGGGTTGAAAGATTGAGAAATTCTTAGTATATTTACCACTAGAATGGTGTTGCAGAAGTTGCAGTGAACGTAACAAACACGGTCGGAGGAATTTTCCGCTGACATTTTAGCCGGTTCCATCAATCGCCGGTGATCAGTAGTACTACTGCAGTTATAATCCcaagtatttatatatatatatatatatagtaagaCAGAAAAATCTAATTAAGAACTCTCCTGTAGAATCATACAGATGAATTGCAcaagaaattaatatatattgttAAACAAGGATAGCTAAAGCAGATCGAGAGCTGCGGAATATTTTGAGTTCATGATGATCAGCTTCTAGCTTAAGCAATAAGAGCTGCTTGGAAATTAACAAGGGATCGGAGTACTGGAGCAAAAGGTAAAGAAAAGAGAGACAGATCGAAGATTAATGAAGAAGGGATCAATATATAATATGTGGATCATTTTAACTAGAGAACATGTAAATTTTGCATAGTATATTATAGATTATGTAGAAAGAAAGAGATGACGACTGGTAAATTTGGTCCCTATTAAATGAGATCATGACTGGTCGGTATTGCGGAAATGACGTGACGAAATATAGTCTAGCTCTcacattaatcactaattataTATCTATCTATCGACAAATTTTaatgttattgttattattattattattattatttggaaatttttttacaTATTTTTGTGGGGTTTAAATTAAGGTTGTCATACCGGACCAAAATACCGAATTTTcggcataccgtaccgaatttttttcgatatacagacatttttATGGTATCTATATGGtattaatatgaattttttccataccaaaatttcagaatttcactATCGGTATcgcggtatgaatttttttcttaccaatatttttagtacGGTATACCGTAAAACCACCCCTAGTTTAAATTACAAAATTACACAAATTAAGATTAATCTCGATATATATGTTGTGAATTAAGTACTCGTAAAATTAAACTTATTTGATTGACTTGCTTTAATCTTGGAGGATATTTTTCTTTAAAGTGGAAAAATCAAATTAGTCAACCTCAAAATTTGATATAAATTAAACATGAAGTTGAACATGATTCTGATAATTAAATAGATTTATCTATGTTTGTACATATCATGATTAGTACCTAGCTAAAATCAGTAACTATATAATATGAACTAGCTGATTAGTACTTATGAGGTTATTCTAGCTATGTTATATCCAGAAAAAGACTCAGATGTTCGGACAAGTATCTCACTTGAAAACAAACATGTAATGTcaactataattttttttgtttttgttttcaagTGAGATGTAATTTACACAAACATTGATCTCGTACAAATACACGATGAGAGTTTCTTCTTGAGCGTACATGATAAAATATTCACCCCTAATCCagctacaattttttttaatactttTTAAACAAGTGAATAAAATTTgcaaatttaaaagaaaaaaaaagaaagaagaagatgaagaaaaaaGTGTGAATATAATGGCTGAGTTGGGGTGGCGGGGCATAGCTAGTATGGAGATTGAGAGAATGAGTGGGTAGGAATCGTTTGTTTTTTTGTGGCCACTCGTCAATTTGTTTAGCGGACTAGGGGGCGACATTTATAAATCTATTAAACTATTTGGAAtgtttatgttttaattaatattcACACCTTTCatgttttcaaatttatataaattaattatgtcattaatttatcaatttttgaagacattttgtatattatatatacatatatatataatataagttTACATTATCATGATTCATGATGGGTTGTTAAGCCGGAAAACTGGAAAGATTTGAGAATTATCAATAAGTTAATTAATTTCAATGAAAAACTATATTTTAGTCATATATATATGACAAAACACACGTTAATGTTTGAAACTAAAATTCGataatatacataaaaaaagTGCATGGAGATCACACGAATTTCCTTTAATTTTCAACAAATCAATCTCCAACGTCCATTAGAGTGGATAGATAGAATCCTATGTatctaataatatattatttttatttatattggaAAGAGGATGTAAAGTCGTCGTACCATAATATGTCCAATACGATAGAAATGTGTAGACATGACATATTAGAAACCAATGAACAAAATTATGAAGATTTGACAGAAAACAGGGCTCTTAACCAAAACCTCAAGATTTCGGCTGTAATTATTTGGAATTGTTGGACCTATTTTAAATTCTTGCCTAATTAATTTACCTTACGTTAACttggatatttatttatttattattattttattttaattttttataaacatGGATCGACAAACTAAAATTCTACGTCGACCATTATTGTTTCCTAGCTTGACCTTCTATTTTTATGTTTGCATATGAGTTatgtttattatattaattaattcctAAAAACTTAATTAtttctaataaatttatatcaGATTATTTACAATTTACATGTAAGATTTATATTTCAAATTGATAATAGAATGAATCATATAAAAAATACCAGGTTAAAGTGACTAAGGTACTGTTTTAAAATAAAAGTGAAACttgaaaaattttcaagttaGATTATTTGGtaaataaatgattttaatactgtttttaaatatatatatatatatatatatatatatatataccaaaaTCCTTATTGAAGCGTTTACAAAATATAGGTTTTAGAGCACGTTCAAGGATGTGAGAAAATTGGTGAGGTGAAGTTGATGACTTGATCGCATGATGATTTCAGTGTTGATAACTTCATTGTACGTACGTTTCTACAATGGTGTGATGATGTTGTAATGGTGATgttgaaatattattatttttatacaatttaataaatttatatttaaatttaaaaatattaaaattgcaCATAGTGGagggaaaaaaaatacaattacacataattaaatattaagacttacacataatttttaaaaacatgacacaattgaattaaaaacacatacataatttaaaaaatacaaataattaaaaatgacACATGagtaaaaaatacaaataattaaaaatgacatgttggtaattttttttatatattttttaaaaaattagatatttttttttcattttttaaaaaaatttaatttatgtcctttcataattatttataaaaaataaaaaagtgcGGGTTTCACCATGCGGTAAGTCTCCGCGCGGGTCCCAAAAACTTCACCGCACGCGGAAACTAGGCCAATGAAGTTGGGCTTGATCGCtcatgtggggacctcgggttgctaatctcatcttaaacaattaacgattaataaataattaatcatgtatttaaaagaatactcaaaccaaataatttttttttaaaaaaaatattgcacctcgctcgatcggtaaaatcctaccgatcgagcgggcaaggaATCTCATCCCTCGGGTCTGAGAAAATCTtgacctcgctcgatcgatcaaatcttaccgatcgagcgagcaagaaaatttAAGTTTCTGCTCAGCaataacaggcctcgctcgatcggtgaaatcctaccgatcgagcggcctctctGCACAGAAAACCTGCAGAAATTTTTtgtgctgtcaaaacttggatCAAAGCATAAATCCTCAACAAACATGGATTCTACACATGCTATAAAATCTGGAAATATGCATACATACATATGTGAAGTCTCAAGCATCAATCCATGCAATTATTACATTAAACGGATAGTTTTAAAGGCACTAAAACCATAAGCTACACAAAGTGTACTTCTAGTCATAATTCTTCTACAAATTTGATGCTAGTCCAACTATCATACATCATCTAAAgcccgagtcctcacttgctaaatctcgctTCCGAGTTATCAATGTCGTCGTTGACTAGCTCttgccccctctgttgccatgcacacatacaaaacaaagcaacaactggataaactccggtgagaaaacatttcTAGTATAAccgacatatataaagcgttaaataaatcatatcgactctattcataatcgactcaacaatagagtaaataacgcatatatcgattaagaattgattcataaaaacATCATTGTCATCAAGATTCGtgaacgatcttgacatggatatccatatgtcgtagtcattcttgactcgaaaataaggtcgcctcagaccttggcatagaatcaattcaataacatATCATATTGTAATCATaacgactcaaactcaaagatccactacttgagatggatcgacaacataaaaatcaaatcaaaagataatcaagtatgtgatttttgcgggacaactcaagaaacgtcattctcgagtttcaaatctctgattcgcgatgtcgtcattataccttcgtatatctTGGTTCTGAACACTTCCAATATGAAATATAACAATCCCAAtaatcatatcaaacttcattcaagatgatcaaTCCAAGATCGAATCAAACTCATCAATATAACGTTAATACAATCACTTCAAACCTCCAGCAAACTTCCTCAGTTCAAAGTCGGACTTCCTGAGTTGATCGAGCTTGAAACTAATATGAAatgtaacgattatgatcaagaAATATCAGTATACAACCACAATatcctcagctcaatcataggctatcaaaacaacttcaaaacctaaaccgacggcgtagcgattaaaaatcggtaaccgatgaAATATCGAAACTATTTCTGACTTTGAATACAATTCATACGTATATTACAACAGCAATAACCactcataaaatcatataataacagctatAACCATCGAACACAAGCTGAAAATCAGGATTAGGTACAAGCAACATGAATTCTTCAACCCGATTTCGATATCGGAATACATAAACGTCGAAGAACATATACATATCatcaatatctgatatctacCAACTTTTGAACTTCAAACCATGCCGAAAGAAGTaaaaacttacactagatcgaagccctcgtcgtaaggatttcagaacacctttcggaatcgaaatcggacgatcggatcaaaaaatacggtgatttgaaaatcaaagtttcaaaaaaaacaaagaagatcTCGGCTCTGTTTCTCAATTTCTCTCCATTTTCTGAATTTCTCTCTACATcacacgtatacatgctgatgAAGCAACTAATAATCTGATAGCTTCAAATAatattgcactttagcccctagaaattttataaattgcaattcagtcctcgacccttattttaattcaatttcaatcttaaataatttaagaatattagaatttaaatcaaaactctaaatattcccaaattaaatatactcggattaaaattaaattatctcggattacattaaataatcccgaattacattaaataatcctgggccTTACAACTCAACTTCATTGGTCATTGTACATGCTCTTAATGATGCATGTAAGAATTTATTTACTTAGTGAGATGAGATTATAATTAATATGTGGATAAATCATACTAGtactattaaaataattttgaaggatGTGGAATACTGAAGGATAAACAATAACATGTTTATTTTGAGTTATTAATTTTGGAATTAAAATAATGATTGAGGGACGAATTACAGTTTTATCCTCCACTTATgataaataatcttatgtttaattttgtattcatgtatttgaatttgattattttttaatattgtaaattattattgatgatCATGTGAGTCATTTTAACTTATCAAAATTATTGTGTATAAAAATATGTGtttttttaaagttaaaaatttgtattttttcaaAATAGATAAAATTTATAGACCGAGTTatgtgagagagagagagagagtgagAGAAATTGGGTGGTAAATAATGGAACTAAAGGAGGGTATATTAGAATTTATATATGTTGATTTTTTTTCCATAAATATTGTTCAGAATATGTTATACTTTATGTAATTAAGGATGAGATATCTCGTGAAATTAGAGTTGGATGACGGACCTTGAGATTTGAGGAAATTGGATTTTTGTAAGTAAACAATGGATAAGATTGTATTCATATGTTCATTCTATGATTATCAAGTCAAGTAAAAATGTAAAGGGTCATTCTGAATTagtaaaaaaattcatttatttATCAAAACATTATAATCATTTTTGAAGATTCAAAATCTTGACTCTCGAAACagcaaatataatttatttatataaaataaatatatattattattaattattagtgcAGCTATCTGGCCATTATAagagaaaaatataaaattaacaaaacatataaaaaaattaataattttttaataaaattattattattattttaaaacaaaCCAGGAATTTTATTCCACAATGTCTTGAGTTACAATATTACAAAATCAAGAAGGCATGGCTCCACCAAACCATTCAACATTCGTAGataactcaaaaaaaaaaaaatatgagctAGATGATGGACTGTGGCCAAGAGAGAATTAATTTCCATTGCTATAGCGCCACAAGGACCCAAATCTTCACCCGCTGAATTCAGAGAATTAATGGCTTGATTGGAATCCGAAAAGATGCATGTCGGTAATCCCATTCTTCACGCTAAACTCCATCCCATGTCTAATGACCAATAATTCTGCCTCTTTCATTGACCCAGTTTAATTTGTCTAATGGCATGCGCCGAAGCACCCAAAATTGTACCCCTCGAGTCTCGGATAACTGCCCCCAACACAAAATCTCTGTTTAGCAATATCATAACAAACAAACATCAACATCCAATCTAATTAATCTGGTTCGTTACTGGTGGTATCCAATCATGATCTGATGGCAACTGAATATTTGATCCTACCGTGCATTCTCCATACCGTTATGGGTTTAGTACAAAAATATGCAATGCACAACAAATAAGCAAGTTGACAATTAGCAAGCTTCATCAAAATCGAACCAAATTATCTCAAACTATCAAGCATCACAAAATCAAAATTGATATGCCAACTGAAATATTCATGAAACATTTAAGCAACCTTTAGTCACTAAGCACAATCACATTTTAAGGGAAATGACTAGACATTCTTAATCCAAGACATGCTATCACAAGTAGAATATCATTTTGGCAATCAAACTCAAAAGCTCTCTTAAAGCTAATTTAGAACGATTGTACCAAGTTTTCTTGATGACGTGTGACTGCAATTTAAGATTCTTTGTCTCTTCTATTGATGAGTGCAACATCCTTGAgttttttgacaaaaaaaaccAACTCTATGTTCATTTCCAGTTTTTGCCGCAGCGAACATGGTCTGCCTTCAAGGAATAAACTGCATTTTTTGGTGCATGACCAGGGTGCAAATTTTATACCGCTACGATCCTATACGAGTCTAGTTTGCAACGCAAAAAGCGGTTTGCCGTttggacactcgagcaaggagtTATGCCATTTTTTCCAAAGTAAGCTGTAAAAAATTATCAACTATGCATATATGTGTTAGAAAATCTTAAAAACGAaattttgaagatcaaaatcagtttcatatgctctttcaagaacaacccgctctgataccaattgttaggatcgaaatacgtgtgtagagggggggggggggtgaatacacacttaaaaatattttagagctacaatagctcctttttgaaatgttaaaaaataaaccgagcaccgatgaattatatcgagtttggttttcaaaccaagcgtaatacactcgaaataatccttcgtagaaaccgaataaatattttgaaagTCATTTGAAATAATGCAAGTTCAAATGATAAAAACAGTTTTggtgaagcattttatcaaacactttgtatgctATATTTTGGTATATGATGTTGGAAAAcgccagatcaatcacgattgatacccggtgcagcggaagtttaaaaattttatcatggaacaattccatggtgtgggtatcaaccgtttaacgattaaattattgtgtgtgtaaaattcaaataacaattattaaattttaccttcaatctcgcaacgagattactggacaccaacagattttatctgctcttgttgtctctccctggaaccgatgaactccttcaatcaggtccacgaacagaggtttaatccctctgatagattgcactagaaaatctatcagaagttttctgcgaagagaataaacgaatctgattcgttattccttactgcgattcaaaatcacagaccggaaaatctcgggcagagtatggggagggttcggccgaaacaatctttgagaggaactagggttttcgatttttgctctaaaaaattatgacctgttgtgtgtaatttctgtactgaaataacttatttataatgcaggccactaacaccttagggcccattaatcataagctggggcctgacaagcaaagcccgctcgttcagaaattaatataaaattcatcgtg
Proteins encoded:
- the LOC140881778 gene encoding putative axial regulator YABBY 2, translating into MEPAKMSAENSSDRVCYVHCNFCNTILVVNVPCSSLFNIVTVRCGHCANLLSVNVGALLQSFHLQDHFQIQKQHSGHPAGGGVKDNIGSSSRSNMFATFQAEHVQPRTPPIRPPEKRQRVPSAYNRFIKEEIQRIKASNPEISHREAFSTAAKNWAHFPHIHFGLKLDTHTNSKQPTN